One part of the Desulfovibrio aminophilus DSM 12254 genome encodes these proteins:
- the dnaB gene encoding replicative DNA helicase, protein MNSRRKETTSRPRGRDRNPSGEAQPRASSDLLRKVPPQNLEAEQAVLGGVFLKNSLFNSLVDLVGPDDFYSPAHAAIFQCFIDLYNLNRPIDLVTVTDALKQSGELDQVGGPVYLAELADSPVSAANALFHARIVRDKSILRRLIDVSSEIISECYEARDVDALLDASEKQIFEIAEAKAQSPYMASKDLVHKVFDQLEQRYENKSAVTGIPTTYVRFDEMTSGLQNSDLIIVAGRPSMGKTAFALNLALRAAVKSEVPTAVFSLEMSMEQLMTRLLACQGMVELSRLRSGFIEDADWAKLQDAADTLGKAPIFIDDTPALSTLELRARCRRLKAEHKLGLVVIDYLQLMRSSRDIDSREQEISDISRNLKALAKELNIPVIALSQLNRKVEERTNKRPMLSDLRESGAIEQDADVIVFLYRDEFYNKKDDNPKAGVAEIIIGKQRNGPVGEVELAFLKKYTAFENLSATPYPSESPYE, encoded by the coding sequence TCCTCCGATCTCCTGCGCAAGGTCCCCCCCCAGAACCTGGAAGCCGAACAGGCGGTTCTGGGGGGCGTCTTTTTGAAGAACAGCCTCTTCAACTCCCTGGTCGACCTCGTCGGCCCCGACGATTTCTATTCTCCGGCTCATGCGGCCATCTTCCAGTGCTTCATCGACCTCTATAATCTGAACCGGCCCATCGATCTGGTCACGGTCACGGATGCGCTCAAGCAATCCGGCGAGTTGGACCAGGTGGGGGGGCCGGTATATCTGGCGGAGCTTGCCGATTCCCCGGTAAGCGCGGCCAACGCCCTGTTCCATGCCCGCATTGTACGCGACAAGTCGATTCTGCGCCGTCTCATCGACGTCTCCAGCGAAATCATCTCCGAATGCTACGAAGCCCGGGATGTGGACGCCCTGCTGGACGCCTCGGAAAAACAAATATTCGAGATCGCGGAGGCCAAGGCCCAGAGCCCCTACATGGCCTCCAAGGATCTGGTGCACAAGGTCTTCGACCAGCTCGAGCAGCGCTACGAGAACAAGTCCGCGGTCACGGGCATCCCGACGACCTACGTGCGCTTCGACGAGATGACCTCCGGCCTGCAGAACTCCGACCTGATCATCGTGGCCGGTCGTCCGAGCATGGGCAAGACGGCCTTCGCCCTGAATCTGGCCCTGCGCGCGGCGGTCAAGTCCGAGGTGCCCACGGCGGTCTTCTCCCTGGAAATGAGCATGGAACAACTCATGACCCGCCTCCTGGCCTGCCAGGGCATGGTCGAGCTTTCCCGTCTGCGCAGCGGTTTCATCGAGGACGCGGATTGGGCCAAACTCCAGGACGCCGCAGACACGCTGGGCAAGGCGCCCATCTTCATCGACGACACCCCGGCGCTGTCCACGCTGGAGCTGCGCGCCCGCTGCCGTCGCCTCAAGGCCGAGCACAAACTCGGTCTGGTGGTCATCGACTACCTCCAGCTCATGCGCTCCAGCCGGGACATCGACTCGCGCGAACAGGAAATTTCTGATATTTCGCGGAACTTGAAGGCTCTTGCGAAGGAGCTGAACATCCCGGTCATCGCCTTGTCGCAGCTCAACCGCAAGGTCGAGGAACGCACGAACAAGCGCCCCATGCTCTCGGACCTGCGCGAATCCGGCGCCATCGAGCAGGACGCCGACGTGATCGTGTTCCTGTACCGGGACGAGTTCTACAACAAGAAGGACGACAACCCCAAGGCCGGCGTCGCCGAAATCATCATCGGCAAGCAGCGCAACGGCCCGGTGGGCGAGGTGGAGCTGGCCTTCCTGAAGAAATACACGGCGTTCGAGAATCTGAGCGCCACGCCCTATCCGTCCGAGTCGCCCTACGAATAA
- a CDS encoding phenylacetate--CoA ligase family protein yields MFYTAEETLPRADLLRLQAERLRAVVENACNSPFYKEHLAKAGVRPEDIRSVDDVRRLPFTTKNDLRAQYPHGLLCRPLDQFVRLHASSGTTGSPTAIFYTQADLDRWADLVARSMYSAGMRKGDIFQNMSGYGLFTGGLGIHYGAEKLGCLTIPAGAGNSKRQVKLIRDFGVTAVHIIPSYALYFGAFLKSEGIDPANLKWRIALIGAEPHTEEVRRRVEELLHLKAYNSYGLSEMNGPGVAFECERQNGMHLWEDSYLAEIVDPETGEHVAEGEVGELVMTTLTREGMPILRYRTRDLTRFLPGECACGRTHRRIDRITGRADDMLIIKGVNIYPMQVEQALMCLPEVGQNYVIELFTEEFIDQMRVKVEIKEEFFVEDMRVLRKLQKRIADRLRDELLITPRVELVQHDSIPKGEGKAKRVVDLRNA; encoded by the coding sequence ATGTTCTACACTGCGGAGGAGACCCTGCCCCGCGCGGACCTGCTTCGCCTGCAGGCCGAGCGTCTGCGGGCCGTTGTGGAAAACGCCTGTAATTCGCCGTTCTACAAGGAGCATCTCGCCAAGGCCGGTGTCCGTCCCGAGGACATCAGGAGCGTGGACGATGTGCGCCGCCTTCCCTTCACCACCAAGAACGACCTGCGCGCCCAGTATCCCCACGGCCTGCTCTGCCGCCCGCTGGATCAGTTCGTGCGCCTGCACGCCTCATCCGGCACCACCGGTTCCCCCACGGCCATCTTCTATACCCAGGCCGACCTGGACCGCTGGGCCGACCTGGTGGCGCGCAGCATGTACTCCGCCGGAATGCGCAAGGGCGACATCTTCCAGAACATGAGCGGCTACGGTCTGTTCACCGGCGGCCTGGGCATCCACTACGGAGCCGAGAAGCTCGGTTGCCTGACCATCCCGGCCGGAGCCGGAAACTCCAAGCGCCAGGTCAAACTCATCCGCGACTTCGGCGTCACGGCCGTGCACATCATCCCCTCCTACGCCCTGTATTTCGGCGCCTTCCTCAAGTCCGAGGGCATCGATCCGGCGAACCTGAAATGGCGCATCGCGCTCATCGGCGCCGAGCCGCACACCGAGGAGGTGCGCCGCCGCGTGGAGGAGTTGCTTCACCTCAAGGCGTACAATTCCTACGGCCTTTCCGAGATGAACGGCCCGGGCGTGGCCTTCGAATGCGAACGCCAGAACGGTATGCACCTCTGGGAGGACTCCTATCTGGCGGAGATCGTCGACCCCGAGACCGGCGAGCACGTGGCCGAGGGCGAGGTGGGCGAACTGGTCATGACCACCCTGACCCGCGAAGGCATGCCCATCCTGCGTTACCGCACCCGCGACCTGACCCGTTTCCTGCCCGGGGAATGCGCCTGCGGCCGGACCCACCGCCGCATCGACCGGATCACCGGCCGGGCCGACGACATGCTCATCATCAAGGGCGTGAACATCTACCCCATGCAGGTGGAGCAGGCTCTCATGTGTCTGCCGGAGGTGGGCCAGAACTACGTCATCGAACTCTTCACCGAGGAATTCATCGACCAGATGCGCGTCAAGGTGGAGATCAAGGAAGAATTCTTCGTCGAGGACATGCGCGTCCTGCGGAAGCTCCAG